One part of the Bacillota bacterium genome encodes these proteins:
- a CDS encoding nucleoside-diphosphate kinase, translated as MEKTFVMIKPDGVKRQLTGEIIRRFEAKGMKLVAIKKMQVEPPLAREHYQEHQGKPFFERLVEHICSGPVVAMIWQGENAVKLARLMIGHRDPLQALPGTIRGDFAMLSTENLVHGADSIEAAQREASLFFGGIEQ; from the coding sequence TTGGAAAAGACATTTGTGATGATTAAGCCCGACGGTGTAAAAAGACAACTAACCGGCGAAATTATCCGCCGTTTTGAAGCCAAGGGAATGAAGCTGGTGGCGATAAAAAAGATGCAAGTAGAGCCTCCGCTGGCCCGGGAACATTATCAGGAACACCAAGGTAAACCGTTTTTCGAGCGGCTGGTGGAGCACATATGCTCGGGACCAGTTGTGGCAATGATTTGGCAGGGAGAGAATGCCGTCAAGCTTGCCCGTCTAATGATTGGCCATCGGGATCCACTGCAGGCATTGCCAGGGACAATCAGAGGCGACTTCGCTATGCTTAGCACCGAGAATCTGGTGCATGGCGCCGACAGCATTGAAGCAGCCCAAAGGGAAGCCAGTTTGTTTTTTGGCGGGATTGAGCAGTGA
- a CDS encoding protein-glutamate O-methyltransferase CheR gives MSEPSSEIIAVLSAKSRVDLKQYNVPQLRRRLALLRVKFGFNSMDEYLAALKTDSSLVEATIQRLTIVYTGFFRDKRYWLNLQQAVAELELVNSGVLKFWSCGCATGEEAYSLAFMLATLLPTHRYQIYASDVDKQALAHARAGLYPSKAVQEIGVAERSRWFKQKEDGFQVREQFRKRIQFFSHDLHSSHYLQDNHMIICRNVIIHFNEAAKAKIHQKLAAALVQNGYLFLGATEQILSPEHYNLKPESLYLYKKL, from the coding sequence GTGAGTGAGCCCAGTTCAGAAATCATAGCAGTTTTGAGCGCTAAATCTAGGGTGGACCTAAAACAATATAATGTCCCGCAATTACGGCGTCGGTTAGCGCTTTTACGCGTCAAATTTGGTTTTAATTCAATGGATGAATATTTGGCCGCTCTGAAAACTGATTCCAGCTTGGTAGAAGCGACAATCCAACGCCTGACAATCGTCTACACAGGATTTTTCAGGGACAAGCGCTACTGGCTGAATTTGCAGCAGGCTGTTGCAGAGCTGGAGCTAGTAAACAGCGGAGTATTAAAATTTTGGAGTTGTGGATGTGCTACCGGTGAAGAGGCCTATTCCTTGGCATTTATGTTGGCCACTTTGCTTCCGACCCACAGATACCAAATCTATGCATCTGATGTAGACAAGCAGGCGCTGGCCCATGCCCGGGCGGGACTTTATCCGTCAAAAGCTGTGCAGGAAATCGGTGTCGCAGAGCGGAGCCGGTGGTTTAAGCAAAAGGAGGACGGTTTTCAGGTCAGAGAGCAATTTCGCAAGCGAATCCAATTCTTTAGTCATGATTTACACAGTTCCCATTATCTGCAGGATAATCACATGATTATTTGTCGCAATGTTATCATCCATTTTAATGAAGCAGCAAAGGCAAAAATCCATCAAAAACTTGCCGCAGCCCTGGTGCAGAATGGGTACTTGTTTCTGGGTGCTACTGAGCAGATTCTCAGTCCAGAACATTATAATTTAAAGCCAGAGAGCTTGTACTTATATAAAAAGTTATAG